One Amphiprion ocellaris isolate individual 3 ecotype Okinawa chromosome 5, ASM2253959v1, whole genome shotgun sequence genomic region harbors:
- the LOC111583787 gene encoding cell division cycle-associated protein 7-like isoform X1: MNSLTMELADVFAEDSENDVTFYGFSDGEIKNKNSNVESEDETQPDISPKELKATSKPSAATQPFRLRVLLRSAPSTQHFTDDEEAEEVKKRTRNRGIKRPRETRRIKQEKHVKFKDEETAVAQPPPSLDCGSDSAEDVLDTFLAKREQNIKANKAMLAQLMADLQKMPGGAGILKKQAGKQKAKERSSRPPRSDATEGESRRNPERATRRRTRSMAASEDPSAQQEAEGELSLEEELLEVRRAPRHRGTPRPNQSKPHVVRPVEDITEDELQLVADNMTDKTYNSVTGSTCHQCRQKTVDTKTCCRSEDCRGIQGQFCGPCLRNRYGEDVRKALLDPVWKCPPCRSICNCSFCRQREGRCPTGILFPLAQFHGFSDVHSYLSSLRNKLKSEEADVEM; the protein is encoded by the exons ATGAACTCACTGACTATGGAGCTAGCAGACGTTTTTGCGGAGGACTCTGAAAATGATGTGACTTTTTACGGCTTTTCTGATGGTGAAATCAAGAATAAG AATTCGAATGTTGAAAGTGAAGATGAAACCCAGCCTGACATTTCCCCCAAGGAGCTGAAAGCCACATCTAAACCATCTGCTGCCACTCAACCCTTCAGGCTGAGGGTGCTTCTTCGTTCAGCTCCCTCGACTCAGCACTTCACTGACGACGAGGAAGCAGAGGAGGTTAAGAAGAGGACAAGAAACCGAGGGATAAAGAGGCCAAGAGAGACCAGGAGGATAAAGCAGGAGAAACACGTGAAATTTAAGGATGAAGAGACAGCAGTGGCTCAGCCGCCTCCATCTCTGGATTGTGGGTCTGATTCAGCAGAAGATGTGTTGGATACTTTCCTGGCCAAGAGAGAGCAGAACATCAAGGCCAACAAAGCAATG CTGGCTCAGCTGATGGCAGACCTGCAGAAAATGCCAGGAGGTGCAGGGATTCTTAAAAAACAAGCAGGCAAACAGAAGGCAAAAGAAAGAAGCTCC CGTCCACCGCGCTCTGATGCGACTGAAGGGGAATCCAGGAGGAATCCAGAGAGGGCGACCCGCAGACGGACACGATCCATGGCAGCAAGTGAGGATCCTTCTGCTCAACAGGAGGCTGAAGGGGAGCTCAGCttggaggaggagctgctggag GTACGCAGAGCTCCACGGCATCGTGGCACCCCACGACCCAATCAGAGCAAACCTCATGTTGTTCGCCCAGTGGAAGACATCACAGAAGATGAGCTCCAACTGGTCGCAGACAATATGACTGACAAAACATATAACAGTGTCACA GGCTCCACGTGTCATCAGTGTCGTCAGAAAACTGTTGACACAAAGACGTGCTGTCGCAGCGAGGACTGTCGTGGCATCCAGGGTCAGTTCTGTGGGCCGTGCTTGAGGAACCGATACGGAGAGGATGTAAGGAAAGCACTGCTTGATCCG GTGTGGAAGTGCCCTCCCTGTCGAAGCATTTGCAACTGCAGCTTCTGCCGTCAGCGTGAGGGCCGCTGTCCCACTGGGATCCTCTTCCCTCTGGCTCAATTCCATGGCTTCTCTGACGTCCACTCATACCTCAGCAG CCTTCGTAACAAACTGAAGAGTGAAGAGGCCGATGTAGAGATGTAA
- the LOC111583787 gene encoding cell division cycle-associated protein 7-like isoform X2: MNSLTMELADVFAEDSENDVTFYGFSDGEIKNKNSNVESEDETQPDISPKELKATSKPSAATQPFRLRVLLRSAPSTQHFTDDEEAEEVKKRTRNRGIKRPRETRRIKQEKHVKFKDEETAVAQPPPSLDCGSDSAEDVLDTFLAKREQNIKANKAMLAQLMADLQKMPGGAGILKKQAGKQKAKERSSRPPRSDATEGESRRNPERATRRRTRSMAASEDPSAQQEAEGELSLEEELLEVRRAPRHRGTPRPNQSKPHVVRPVEDITEDELQLVADNMTDKTYNSVTGSTCHQCRQKTVDTKTCCRSEDCRGIQGQFCGPCLRNRYGEDVWKCPPCRSICNCSFCRQREGRCPTGILFPLAQFHGFSDVHSYLSSLRNKLKSEEADVEM, from the exons ATGAACTCACTGACTATGGAGCTAGCAGACGTTTTTGCGGAGGACTCTGAAAATGATGTGACTTTTTACGGCTTTTCTGATGGTGAAATCAAGAATAAG AATTCGAATGTTGAAAGTGAAGATGAAACCCAGCCTGACATTTCCCCCAAGGAGCTGAAAGCCACATCTAAACCATCTGCTGCCACTCAACCCTTCAGGCTGAGGGTGCTTCTTCGTTCAGCTCCCTCGACTCAGCACTTCACTGACGACGAGGAAGCAGAGGAGGTTAAGAAGAGGACAAGAAACCGAGGGATAAAGAGGCCAAGAGAGACCAGGAGGATAAAGCAGGAGAAACACGTGAAATTTAAGGATGAAGAGACAGCAGTGGCTCAGCCGCCTCCATCTCTGGATTGTGGGTCTGATTCAGCAGAAGATGTGTTGGATACTTTCCTGGCCAAGAGAGAGCAGAACATCAAGGCCAACAAAGCAATG CTGGCTCAGCTGATGGCAGACCTGCAGAAAATGCCAGGAGGTGCAGGGATTCTTAAAAAACAAGCAGGCAAACAGAAGGCAAAAGAAAGAAGCTCC CGTCCACCGCGCTCTGATGCGACTGAAGGGGAATCCAGGAGGAATCCAGAGAGGGCGACCCGCAGACGGACACGATCCATGGCAGCAAGTGAGGATCCTTCTGCTCAACAGGAGGCTGAAGGGGAGCTCAGCttggaggaggagctgctggag GTACGCAGAGCTCCACGGCATCGTGGCACCCCACGACCCAATCAGAGCAAACCTCATGTTGTTCGCCCAGTGGAAGACATCACAGAAGATGAGCTCCAACTGGTCGCAGACAATATGACTGACAAAACATATAACAGTGTCACA GGCTCCACGTGTCATCAGTGTCGTCAGAAAACTGTTGACACAAAGACGTGCTGTCGCAGCGAGGACTGTCGTGGCATCCAGGGTCAGTTCTGTGGGCCGTGCTTGAGGAACCGATACGGAGAGGAT GTGTGGAAGTGCCCTCCCTGTCGAAGCATTTGCAACTGCAGCTTCTGCCGTCAGCGTGAGGGCCGCTGTCCCACTGGGATCCTCTTCCCTCTGGCTCAATTCCATGGCTTCTCTGACGTCCACTCATACCTCAGCAG CCTTCGTAACAAACTGAAGAGTGAAGAGGCCGATGTAGAGATGTAA
- the prr13 gene encoding proline rich 13 yields the protein MWPNQGHPPPMGPPNPAYPPGYNPAYPTAPPQGVFPQPLQPGYPAGQFPAGMNPAIGPHAPPRAMPYGAPGLHPYPMAPGGCPVVPPGGVYPGPYPHSPKGGKHKGHHKGHHHGGLNPMAGALAGGMAGVGMGMLGHKSHKKLKKKMKKAHKAHKHGHHKHGKSSSSSSSSSSSSDSD from the exons atgTGGCCAAATCAAG GTCATCCTCCACCAATGGGTCCACCAAACCCTGCCTACCCTCCTGGCTACAATCCTGCATATCCCACTGCACCTCCACAAGGAGTCTTCCCTCAGCCTCTGCAACCAGGATACCCGGCTGGCCAATTCCCCGCCGGTATGAACCCGGCCATTGGACCACATGCACCTCCAAGAGCAATGCCTTATGGAGCTCCTGGACTTCATCCTTATCCAATGGCTCCAGGCGGCTGTCCAGTGGTCCCTCCTGGAGGTGTCTACCCAGGTCCATATCCACACTCTCCAAAAGGGGGTAAACACAAAGGCCACCACAAAGGTCATCATCATGGAGGGTTAAATCCCATGGCTGGAGCTTTAGCTGGTGGAATGGCAGGGGTGGGAATGGGAATGCTTGGAcacaaaagccacaaaaagttgaagaagaagatgaagaaagcTCATAAGGCGCACAAGCATGGGCACCACAAACATGGCAAG TCCTCcagtagcagcagtagcagcagcagcagcagtgactcAGACTGA